One region of Kytococcus sedentarius DSM 20547 genomic DNA includes:
- the dnaE gene encoding DNA polymerase III subunit alpha has translation MSAPGSAENFVHLHNHTEYSMLDGAARIDDMFTVADEMGMPAIASTDHGSVFGAYEFWSKSRKFETKPIVGVEAYLTPGTHRTDKTRVKFGDGGRNDVSGSGAYTHMTMWAETTEGMHNLFRASSLASIEGFYFKPRMDRELLDRYGKGIIATTGCPSGEVQTRLRLGQYDKAKEAAAEFRDIFGKDNFFCELMDHGLDIERQVRADLLKLAKELDLPLVATNDLHYTHKEDAKAHGALLCVQSGSTLMDPNRFKFDSDEFYLKSAAEMRHLWREVPEACDNTLLIAERCNVEFTEGEGRYMPRFPCPDGHDETSWFISEVQTGLARRFPEGVPDYALKQAAYEQDVIINKGYPGYFLVVADFINWAKENGIRVGPGRGSGAGSMCAYAMGITDLDPIPHGLIFERFLNPERASMPDFDVDFDERRRPEVIKYVTEKYGSDRVAMIVTYGTIKAKQALKDASRVMGFPFATGEKLTKAMPPAVMGKDIPLSGIFDEKHPRYAEAIDFRELHANDPEAREVFDTAVGLEGLKRQWGVHAAGVIMASEPLIDLIPIMRREADGQIITQFDYPSCETLGLVKMDFLGLRNLTILDDAIANIEMNREETIDLDALSKDMTDPAAYKLLARGDTLGVFQLDGGGMRSLLRLMQPDNFEDISAALALYRPGPMGANAHTNFALRKNGKQPVDYIHPELTEALEPILKMTYGLIIYQEQVMEIAQKLAGYTLGNADLLRRAMGKKKKEVLDAEYVNFEAGMLANGYSKDAVETLWGILLPFSDYAFNKAHTAAYGVVSYWTAYLKANYRAEYMAALLTSVRDDKDKSALYLGECRRMGIKVLPPDVNESIANFAAVGQDIRFGLEAIRNVGGNVVRAIVATREEKGKFTSFEDFLRKCPAVVCNKRTIDSLIKAGAFDDLGHQRQALATVHEAYVDALVGEKKEQERGQESLFASLMGDGGDDASSIGGMPAIPDLEWDKQTLLAFEREMLGLYVSDHPLFGIEHALSRASDTSIAHLNSEDGRPDGAEVTIAGLITQVVTKRNKRGELWAIATVEDLEGSIECLFFARTYMTVSTMLTQDVVCVVSGRVKRGDDAVSIFASDLRLPDLDDGPRGPVMIHMAMNQTTDAVVGKLRNVLSDHPGPTEVQIHLTQPGRRVVMRVEDSLRVEASNSLFGDLKQLLGPNCLPVA, from the coding sequence ATGAGCGCGCCTGGGTCTGCTGAGAACTTCGTCCACCTGCACAACCACACCGAGTACTCGATGCTGGACGGTGCAGCGCGCATCGACGACATGTTCACCGTCGCCGACGAGATGGGCATGCCCGCCATCGCCAGCACCGACCACGGGTCGGTCTTCGGGGCCTACGAGTTCTGGTCGAAGTCGCGGAAGTTCGAGACCAAGCCGATCGTCGGTGTGGAGGCCTACCTCACCCCCGGCACCCACCGCACGGACAAGACGCGGGTGAAGTTCGGCGACGGGGGCCGCAACGACGTCTCCGGTTCGGGCGCCTACACCCACATGACGATGTGGGCCGAGACCACCGAGGGCATGCACAACCTCTTCCGGGCGTCCTCGCTGGCCTCCATCGAGGGCTTCTACTTCAAGCCGCGCATGGACCGCGAGCTGTTGGACCGCTACGGCAAGGGGATCATCGCCACCACGGGGTGCCCGTCCGGTGAGGTGCAGACCCGGCTGCGGCTGGGGCAGTACGACAAGGCCAAGGAGGCCGCGGCCGAGTTCCGGGACATCTTCGGCAAGGACAACTTCTTCTGCGAGCTGATGGACCACGGGCTCGACATCGAGCGCCAGGTCCGGGCCGACCTGCTGAAGCTCGCCAAGGAACTCGACCTGCCGCTGGTGGCCACCAACGACCTGCACTACACGCACAAGGAGGACGCCAAGGCCCACGGTGCCCTGCTGTGCGTGCAGTCCGGGTCGACGCTGATGGACCCCAACCGGTTCAAGTTCGACAGCGACGAGTTCTACCTGAAGTCGGCCGCTGAGATGCGCCACCTGTGGCGCGAGGTGCCCGAGGCCTGCGACAACACGCTGCTCATCGCCGAGCGGTGCAACGTCGAGTTCACCGAGGGCGAGGGCCGGTACATGCCGCGCTTCCCCTGCCCCGACGGCCACGACGAGACCAGCTGGTTCATCTCCGAGGTGCAGACCGGGCTGGCCCGTCGCTTCCCCGAGGGGGTGCCGGACTACGCGCTGAAGCAGGCCGCCTACGAGCAGGACGTCATCATCAACAAGGGGTACCCGGGGTACTTCCTGGTGGTCGCGGACTTCATCAACTGGGCCAAGGAGAACGGCATCCGGGTCGGGCCGGGCCGTGGCTCGGGTGCGGGGTCCATGTGCGCGTACGCGATGGGGATCACCGACCTCGACCCCATCCCGCACGGACTGATCTTCGAGCGCTTCCTCAACCCCGAGCGCGCCTCGATGCCGGACTTCGACGTCGACTTCGACGAACGCCGTCGCCCCGAGGTCATCAAGTACGTCACCGAGAAGTACGGCAGCGACCGCGTGGCCATGATCGTCACCTACGGCACCATCAAGGCCAAGCAGGCCCTGAAGGACGCCTCCCGCGTGATGGGCTTCCCGTTCGCCACCGGGGAGAAGCTCACCAAGGCCATGCCCCCGGCGGTGATGGGCAAGGACATCCCGCTGTCGGGGATCTTCGACGAGAAGCACCCGCGCTACGCCGAGGCCATCGACTTCCGCGAGCTGCACGCCAACGACCCCGAGGCCCGCGAGGTGTTCGACACCGCGGTGGGGCTGGAGGGGCTGAAGCGCCAGTGGGGGGTACACGCGGCCGGCGTCATCATGGCCAGCGAGCCCCTCATCGACCTCATCCCGATCATGCGGCGCGAGGCCGACGGCCAGATCATCACGCAGTTCGACTACCCCAGCTGCGAGACGCTCGGCCTGGTCAAGATGGACTTCCTGGGCCTGCGCAACCTCACGATCCTCGATGACGCGATCGCCAACATCGAGATGAACCGCGAGGAGACGATCGACCTCGATGCCCTGAGCAAGGACATGACCGACCCGGCGGCCTACAAGCTGCTGGCGCGCGGTGACACCCTCGGTGTGTTCCAGCTCGACGGCGGCGGCATGCGCTCGCTGCTGCGGCTCATGCAGCCGGACAACTTCGAGGACATCTCCGCCGCCCTCGCGCTGTACCGCCCCGGCCCGATGGGGGCCAACGCCCACACCAACTTCGCGCTGCGCAAGAACGGCAAGCAGCCGGTGGACTACATCCACCCGGAGCTCACCGAGGCGCTCGAACCGATCCTGAAGATGACCTACGGGCTGATCATCTACCAGGAGCAGGTCATGGAGATCGCGCAGAAGCTGGCCGGGTACACGCTCGGCAACGCCGACCTGCTGCGTCGCGCGATGGGCAAGAAGAAGAAGGAGGTGCTGGACGCCGAGTACGTGAACTTCGAGGCCGGCATGCTCGCCAACGGCTACTCCAAGGACGCGGTGGAGACGCTCTGGGGCATCCTGCTGCCCTTCAGCGACTACGCGTTCAACAAGGCCCACACCGCGGCCTACGGCGTGGTCTCCTACTGGACGGCCTACCTCAAGGCCAACTACCGGGCCGAGTACATGGCCGCCCTGCTCACCAGCGTGCGCGACGACAAGGACAAGTCCGCGCTCTACCTGGGGGAGTGCCGCCGCATGGGCATCAAGGTGCTCCCGCCGGACGTCAACGAGTCCATCGCGAACTTCGCGGCCGTCGGGCAGGACATCCGCTTCGGGCTGGAGGCCATCCGCAACGTCGGCGGCAACGTGGTGCGCGCCATCGTGGCCACGCGCGAGGAGAAGGGGAAGTTCACCTCCTTCGAGGACTTCCTGCGCAAGTGCCCTGCGGTGGTGTGCAACAAGCGCACCATCGACTCCCTCATCAAGGCCGGGGCGTTCGACGACCTGGGCCACCAGCGGCAGGCCCTGGCGACCGTGCACGAGGCCTACGTCGACGCGCTGGTGGGGGAGAAGAAGGAGCAGGAGCGCGGCCAGGAGTCGCTGTTCGCCTCGCTGATGGGGGACGGCGGCGACGACGCCTCCAGCATCGGCGGCATGCCCGCGATCCCGGACCTGGAGTGGGACAAGCAGACCCTGCTGGCCTTCGAGCGGGAGATGCTGGGTTTGTACGTCTCGGACCACCCGCTGTTCGGCATCGAGCACGCCCTGAGCCGGGCGAGCGACACCAGCATCGCCCACCTGAACTCCGAGGACGGCCGGCCTGACGGGGCGGAGGTCACCATCGCCGGGCTGATCACGCAGGTGGTCACCAAGCGTAACAAGCGGGGTGAACTGTGGGCGATCGCGACGGTGGAGGACCTCGAGGGGTCCATCGAGTGCCTGTTCTTCGCGCGCACCTACATGACCGTCTCCACGATGCTGACGCAGGACGTCGTCTGCGTGGTCAGCGGGCGCGTGAAGCGCGGGGACGATGCGGTGTCGATCTTCGCCAGCGACCTGCGCCTGCCGGACCTCGACGACGGACCCCGGGGCCCGGTGATGATCCACATGGCCATGAACCAGACCACCGACGCGGTGGTCGGCAAGCTGCGCAACGTGCTCTCGGACCACCCCGGGCCCACCGAGGTGCAGATCCACCTCACCCAGCCCGGTCGGCGCGTGGTCATGCGGGTGGAGGACAGCCTCCGCGTGGAGGCGAGCAACTCCCTCTTCGGTGACCTCAAGCAGCTCCTGGGCCCGAACTGCCTGCCGGTGGCCTGA
- a CDS encoding RluA family pseudouridine synthase has product MSDTRTVVVPDGLEGERVDAGLSRLLGLSRNKVADIAAEGGVLMGSKALGKGDRLLAGELVTVTLPPENQAPPVLPSTESIPGLRVVHEDTEIIVVDKPAGVAAHPSVGWKGPDVVGGLAAEGYRISTSGAAERQGIVQRLDVGTSGLMVVAKSERAYSVLKQAFRDRVVEKTYHTLVQGLPDPLQGTIDAPIGRHPGHDYRFAVMSNGRPSITHYELLEAHRAASLLEVHLETGRTHQIRVHFSAMGHPCAGDLTYGADPTLAKRLGLVRQWLHAVELGFTHPGSGEWVTFTSEYSEDLQAAIDQLRG; this is encoded by the coding sequence ATGAGCGACACACGGACGGTCGTCGTCCCCGACGGCCTCGAGGGCGAGCGGGTCGATGCGGGGCTCTCTCGGCTGCTGGGCCTCTCCCGCAACAAGGTGGCCGACATCGCCGCCGAGGGGGGCGTGCTCATGGGGAGCAAGGCCCTGGGCAAGGGGGACCGCCTGCTGGCCGGTGAGCTGGTGACGGTGACCCTGCCGCCGGAGAACCAGGCGCCGCCGGTGCTGCCGAGCACCGAGTCCATCCCCGGCCTGCGCGTGGTCCACGAGGACACCGAGATCATCGTCGTGGACAAGCCCGCCGGGGTGGCCGCGCACCCGAGTGTGGGGTGGAAGGGCCCGGACGTGGTCGGCGGGCTCGCCGCCGAGGGCTACCGCATCTCCACCTCCGGGGCGGCCGAGCGGCAGGGCATCGTCCAGCGCCTCGACGTGGGCACCTCCGGGCTCATGGTGGTGGCCAAGTCCGAGCGCGCATACAGCGTGCTGAAGCAGGCCTTCCGGGACCGCGTGGTCGAGAAGACCTACCACACGCTCGTGCAGGGCCTGCCGGATCCGCTCCAGGGCACCATCGACGCCCCCATCGGACGCCACCCGGGCCACGACTACCGGTTCGCCGTCATGTCGAACGGGCGCCCCAGCATCACGCACTACGAGCTGCTCGAGGCCCACCGGGCGGCGTCGCTGCTGGAGGTGCACCTGGAAACCGGGCGCACCCACCAGATCCGCGTGCACTTCTCGGCCATGGGCCACCCCTGCGCCGGTGACCTGACCTACGGCGCGGACCCGACGTTGGCCAAGCGCCTGGGCCTGGTGCGGCAGTGGCTGCACGCCGTGGAGCTGGGCTTCACGCACCCCGGTTCCGGGGAGTGGGTGACCTTCACCAGCGAGTACTCCGAGGACCTGCAGGCGGCCATCGACCAGCTCCGCGGCTGA
- the lspA gene encoding signal peptidase II, translated as MQAASGAALNAPHTPSSDRPTRRRGHLPLVAGLATVWVVVDQVTKEWALARLDRGEAVPVLGELLQLRLVFNPGAAFSLGTSATPVFTVLATVVSLAILWFSRQVISPAWGVALGLIAGGAVGNLVDRLVRAPGFARGHVVDFLALPNWPVFNVADIGVTCGAALVVLLALRGIEPTDPDAADEAVAAPAAPADAPHAAPDNPQERA; from the coding sequence ATGCAAGCAGCATCAGGAGCGGCGCTGAACGCGCCCCACACCCCGTCCTCCGACCGTCCGACCCGCCGCCGGGGCCACCTGCCCCTGGTGGCGGGTCTCGCCACCGTGTGGGTGGTGGTCGACCAGGTCACCAAGGAATGGGCCCTGGCCCGTCTCGACCGGGGGGAGGCCGTCCCCGTCTTGGGTGAGCTGCTGCAGCTCCGGCTGGTGTTCAACCCCGGCGCCGCCTTCAGCCTGGGCACCTCGGCCACGCCGGTGTTCACCGTGCTGGCCACGGTGGTCTCGCTGGCGATCCTCTGGTTCAGCCGCCAGGTCATCAGCCCCGCGTGGGGCGTGGCCCTGGGGCTGATCGCCGGCGGCGCGGTCGGCAACCTGGTTGACCGGCTCGTCCGGGCGCCGGGCTTCGCGCGGGGGCACGTGGTGGACTTCCTGGCCCTGCCGAACTGGCCGGTGTTCAACGTGGCCGACATCGGTGTGACCTGCGGGGCTGCCCTGGTGGTCCTGCTGGCCCTGCGCGGCATCGAACCCACCGATCCCGACGCGGCGGACGAGGCCGTTGCGGCCCCCGCAGCCCCCGCCGATGCCCCCCACGCGGCCCCCGACAACCCCCAGGAGCGCGCATGA